One Eurosta solidaginis isolate ZX-2024a chromosome 1, ASM4086904v1, whole genome shotgun sequence genomic window, ATCCAAGCTGCTTTGCATTCTTCACCTACAAATTTTAGTCGTCTGTTAATGGATATTACCTAGAAAAGCTTTACTCACTTACCAGGCTTTGATAGAACGATACCAATTTGCTCCCAAGACTGCTCCACTGCGTTTTTGTTGGAATGTAAGGGGTCGCCGATATTCCAGATACGTGGTCTAGCCTTTACCTCCTCAATCAGACTTAACTTTTCTTCTGAAGAAAAGTTAAATGCACGCTTTTGGCGCTTTTGCTGGCTGGGGCGTATATTTTCcatatttaaatgttttagtattaaaATATTCAATTGAAACAATAATATATTTAAACGTCCTGCAGTAACTGTCACTTTTCTTGAAGAAATAAatgcaaagtaatttttttcttgCCAAAACAGAGTTGTCATGGCGTCTGTTTcttaaaaaaactttagaaaatagTAGTAGAAAATGTACGAAATTACTTTAGAACTGCGTACTGCGTAAGAAATTTAGCcaaacgaaatttttcttgagctTTTCTTATCTGTCATTTTATATggattttttacttttcttttgaaCGGCGTACAGCcctatagttattaaaactttttataaaatacgtaaatcgtttcgttcaacaaatttgagtagatcactcagcagttgtttgtttcataacaacaatttttgagataggtattaaaactttttaaaggttgtcaaacgttgtttctccttttatatcctttaattctagagttaaacttgataaatgccgcgtacgaatttttctaacccatttgttttggttactcgacggctccgtcttcgtaagcttacatattgcgttttatcttaatttgcttaccgggctaaagattagcatgcttaaaatacgtaaatcctttcgttcaacaaatttgagtagatcactcagcagttgtttgtttcagagcaacaatttttgagataggtattaaaacttataaaaggttgtgaaacgttgtttctcgttttatatcatttaattcttgagttaaatagTATAAAAATCgcgcacgaatttgtttaacccattcgttttggttacccgaccactccgtcctcgtgtagcctaaatattgcgtttttatactcagttgagcagagctcacagagtatattaagtttgattggataacggttggttgtacatatataaaggaatcgagatagatatagacttccatatatcaaaataatcaggatcgaaaaaaaatttgattgagctatgtccgtccgtccgtccgtccgtccgtccgttaacacgataacttgagtaaattttgaggtatcttgatgaaatttggtatgtaggttcctgagcactcatctcagatcgctatttaaaatgaacgatatcggactataactacgcccactttttcgatatcgaaaatttcgaaaaaccgaaaaagtgcgataattcattacaaaagaccgataaagcgacgaaacttggtagatgagttgaacttatgacgcaaaatataaaattagtaaaattttggacaatgggcgtggcaccgcccactttttaaagaaggtaatttaaaacttttgcaagctgtaatttggcagtcgttgaagatatcatgatgaaatttggcaggaacgttactcttattactgcatgtacgcttaataaaaattagcaaaatcggagacggatcacgcccactttaaaaaaaaaaatttttttaaagtaaaattttaacaaaaaatttaatatctttacagtatataagtaaattatgtcaagattcaactccagtaatgatatggtgcaacaaaatacaaaaataaaagaaaatttaaaaatgggcgtggctccgccctttttcatttaatttgtctaggatacttttaatgccataaatcgaacaaaaattaaccaatccttttgaaatttggtaggggcatagattttatggggctaactgttttctgtgaaaatgggcgaaatcggttgatgccacgcccagtttttatacacagtcgtccgtctgtcgttccgcatggccgttaacacgataacttgagcaaaaatcgatatatctttactaaactcagttcacgtacttatctgaacccactttaccttggtatgaaaaatgaacgaaatccgactatgaccacgcccactttttcgatatcgaaaattgcgaaaaatgaaaaaaatgccataattctataccaaatacgaaaaaagggatgaaacatggtaaggtaattggattgttttattgacgcgaaatataactttagaaaaaactttataaaatggttgtgacacctaccatattaagtagaagaaaatgaaaaagttctgcagggcgaaataaaacacccttaaaatcttgccaggtattacatatataaataaattagcggtatccaaccgataatgttctgggtcaccctagtccacattttggtcgatatctggaaaacgccttcacatatacaactaacaccactcccttttaaaactctcattaatacctttaatttgatacccaaatcgtacaaactcattctagagtcacccctggtccacctttatggcgatatctcgaaaaggcgtccacctatagaactgagccccacacccttttaaaatactcattaacacctttcttttgatacccatattgtacaaacaaattctagggtcacccctgctccacctttatggcgacatctcgaaacg contains:
- the LOC137236992 gene encoding uncharacterized protein isoform X4 gives rise to the protein MTTLFWQEKNYFAFISSRKVTVTAGRLNILLFQLNILILKHLNMENIRPSQQKRQKRAFNFSSEEKLSLIEEVKARPRIWNIGDPLHSNKNAVEQSWEQIGIVLSKPGEECKAAWISLRESYRYREKVARKAKSGSDGGEPLSEPSISESVDWEFAAEMSFLPNVSQKRKTFTSTTDAEAGTPDAPSPQYDYRYNETSTFLGYYFFMLKKQ
- the LOC137236992 gene encoding transcription factor Adf-1-like isoform X3; this encodes MTTLFWQEKNYFAFISSRKVTVTAGRLNILLFQLNILILKHLNMENIRPSQQKRQKRAFNFSSEEKLSLIEEVKARPRIWNIGDPLHSNKNAVEQSWEQIGIVLSKPGEECKAAWISLRESYRYREKVARKAKSGSDGGEPLSEPSISESVDWEFAAEMSFLPNVSQKRKTFTSTTDAEAGTPDAPSPQYDYAPTPYSRPAGQSQSEEVWKKFDSLLQQQQDLIKAS
- the LOC137236992 gene encoding uncharacterized protein isoform X5; this translates as MTTLFWQEKNYFAFISSRKVTVTAGRLNILLFQLNILILKHLNMENIRPSQQKRQKRAFNFSSEEKLSLIEEVKARPRIWNIGDPLHSNKNAVEQSWEQIGIVLSKPGEECKAAWISLRESYRYREKVARKAKSGSDGGEPLSEPSISESVDWEFAAEMSFLPNVSQKRKTFTSTTDAEAGTPDAPSPQYDYFSVTMKRQHFLATTFSC